Within Cyanobium sp. AMD-g, the genomic segment CCGGCGCGGCCATGCCCAGCAGATCGTTCTGCTGCCAGAGACCGGGTTGCTCCTGCATCGGGCGCCGTCCGCACGCACCCCCATCGTCGCAAGCCGGGCAAGGCCCCGACGGGGCCGAGCTTCCTAGGCTGGGCGAACCCCCAGTCCTCCCCGCCTTCCGTGGCTCCAGCCCTCGCCCCCGGCGACACCGCCCCCCTGATCGCCCTCCCCGACCAGGACGGCACGGAACGGCGCAGTGACCAGCTGGACGGCAGGGCCCTGGTGCTGTTCTTCTACCCCAAGGACGACACCCCCGGCTGCACCATGGAGGCCTGCGCCTTCCGCGACAGCTACACCGACCTGCAGGAGCTCGGAGCCGCGGTGTGGGGCGTCAGCGGCGACGATGCCGCCAGCCACCGGCGCTTCGCCAACCGGCACCGGCTGCCGTTCCCCTTGCTGGTGGATGGCGGCAACCGGCTGCGCAAGGCCTTCGGCGTGCCCAGCGTGCTGGGCCTGCTGCCCGGCAGGGTCACCTACGTCATCGATGGCCACGGGGTGGTCCGCCACGTGTTCAACAACCTGCTGGACGGCCCGGCCCACCGGCGCGAGGCCCTGGAGGCCCTGCGGGGCCTCCAGGCGTCCTGAGCCACGCCGTGCCTAGGGAGGGACAGGGCCGATGACACCGTGGCGACAGCAGGGGGAGCTCTGGACCCTGGAGCCCACGGGCCGGCCCCGGGGGCTGATCGAGTTCATCGGCGGCAGCTACCTGGCCGCCACCCCCCAGCTGAGCTACCGGCGCTTTCTTGAGGCCCTGGCCGCCCGGGGCTGGCGGATCCATGCCTGGAGCTACGTGCCGGGCTTCGACCACCAGGCCCAGGCCAACGCCGCCTGGCGCCTGTTCCGCCAGGTGCGGGAGCAGCAGGCCGGGCCGGCCGACGCCACCCTGATCCGCCTGGGCCACAGCCTCGGCTGCAAGCTGCACCTGCTCGCCCCCGATGGCGGCCGACGCTGTGATGGCCTGGTGGCGCTCAGCTTCAACAACTTCTCGGCCGAGCGCTCGATCCCCTTCCTGGCCGAGCTGGGCCAGCAGTTCCG encodes:
- a CDS encoding DUF1350 family protein, which gives rise to MTPWRQQGELWTLEPTGRPRGLIEFIGGSYLAATPQLSYRRFLEALAARGWRIHAWSYVPGFDHQAQANAAWRLFRQVREQQAGPADATLIRLGHSLGCKLHLLAPDGGRRCDGLVALSFNNFSAERSIPFLAELGQQFRFRSEFSPSPEDTLLQIGSSYRQPHNLLVRFSRDGIDQSGRLIGVLQARAGDASSLVELPGDHLTPASGGLRKQFLGEWADDPARQRGMERLAEQISAWSGAA
- a CDS encoding peroxiredoxin; translated protein: MAPALAPGDTAPLIALPDQDGTERRSDQLDGRALVLFFYPKDDTPGCTMEACAFRDSYTDLQELGAAVWGVSGDDAASHRRFANRHRLPFPLLVDGGNRLRKAFGVPSVLGLLPGRVTYVIDGHGVVRHVFNNLLDGPAHRREALEALRGLQAS